A section of the Paenibacillus aurantius genome encodes:
- a CDS encoding outer membrane lipoprotein carrier protein LolA, whose product MRRITWMMTSLMLVLALALAGCGKKDAGSLSKDLDQKVSKLESYQGSGKMVLYTGQQPQEYAVDVSYKNPHYYRISLTNEKKDIEQIVLRNDEGVFVLTPHLNKSFRFQSDWPNNQGQVYLYHSLVQSIVADKDRKMTTDGKDVVFDVLANYGNPTLVRQKIWLDSKSYSPRHVEVLDANTNIMVTVDFDTFKFDASFDKDSFDTQRNLTGSLSSMPTVAGTDGKAAGTDAKATGTDAKASGTDAKAAGTDSKATGTDAKATGTDAKASGTDAKATGTDAKATGTDAKSTGTDAKATGTDAKATGTDAKATGTDAKATGTDAKATGTDAKATGTAAPSAAAKTVTAVDPWYLPKGVALKGSSDITLGGNPAVMLRYGGTYNYTLVESKPADKAVAALPGKMVSLGYTLGLLTGDQQKTLTWTYDGMEYRLSSGDLPFDEMVNIAQAVQGDSMK is encoded by the coding sequence ATGCGTCGGATCACATGGATGATGACATCCCTGATGCTTGTGCTGGCCCTGGCGCTGGCGGGCTGCGGGAAGAAGGATGCGGGCTCGCTGTCAAAGGACCTTGACCAGAAGGTCAGCAAGCTGGAAAGCTATCAGGGGTCGGGCAAAATGGTGCTGTATACGGGACAGCAGCCCCAGGAATACGCGGTGGACGTATCGTATAAGAATCCTCATTACTACCGGATTTCGCTCACGAACGAGAAGAAGGACATTGAGCAGATCGTGCTCCGCAACGATGAGGGGGTTTTCGTTCTGACTCCCCACCTGAACAAAAGCTTCCGCTTCCAGAGCGACTGGCCGAATAACCAGGGACAGGTTTACCTGTATCATTCCCTTGTTCAAAGCATTGTGGCCGACAAGGACCGCAAAATGACCACGGACGGCAAGGATGTCGTTTTCGATGTGCTGGCCAACTATGGCAATCCTACGCTGGTTCGTCAGAAGATTTGGCTGGACAGCAAAAGCTACAGCCCCCGGCACGTAGAGGTGCTCGATGCCAACACGAACATTATGGTGACGGTGGATTTTGACACCTTTAAATTCGATGCGTCGTTCGATAAGGATTCGTTCGACACGCAGCGGAACCTGACCGGCTCGCTGTCGTCCATGCCGACTGTGGCGGGGACGGATGGCAAGGCAGCGGGCACCGACGCCAAAGCAACGGGTACGGACGCGAAAGCCAGCGGCACCGATGCGAAAGCTGCCGGCACGGACAGCAAAGCAACGGGCACGGATGCTAAGGCTACTGGCACGGACGCTAAGGCTTCGGGTACCGATGCTAAAGCCACTGGCACGGACGCCAAAGCTACCGGCACGGACGCTAAGTCCACTGGCACCGACGCTAAAGCTACCGGTACTGACGCGAAAGCAACGGGCACCGACGCCAAGGCAACGGGCACGGATGCCAAAGCCACCGGCACGGATGCGAAAGCTACGGGCACCGACGCAAAAGCCACCGGTACGGCAGCTCCATCCGCCGCAGCTAAGACGGTTACCGCCGTCGATCCGTGGTACCTGCCGAAGGGCGTTGCCCTGAAGGGCTCGAGCGACATCACGCTCGGCGGCAACCCGGCCGTCATGCTCCGCTATGGCGGCACCTACAACTACACGCTGGTCGAATCCAAGCCTGCTGACAAAGCGGTGGCGGCTCTCCCCGGCAAAATGGTCAGCCTCGGCTACACCCTCGGTCTCCTGACCGGCGACCAGCAGAAGACGCTGACGTGGACGTACGACGGCATGGAGTACCGCTTGTCCTCGGGAGACCTGCCGTTTGACGAGATGGTGAACATTGCCCAGGCGGTCCAAGGCGATTCCATGAAATAA
- the galU gene encoding UTP--glucose-1-phosphate uridylyltransferase GalU: MKVRKAIIPAAGLGTRFLPATKAMPKEMLPIVDKPTIQYIVEEAVNSGIEDIIIVTGKGKRAIEDHFDNYFELEQNLLAKGKLDLLDEVQKSAKVEIHYIRQKEPLGLGHAIWCARKFIGQEPFAVLLGDDIVQAEKPCIEQMMELYDEHQCSIIGVQPVGDDEVSRYGIVDAQALQERLYGVNHLVEKPKKEEAPSNLAILGRYILAPGIFDYLANQEKGTGGEIQLTDAISKLNRKEKVLAYHFDGTRYDVGEKMGFLKTTIDFALEREDLKYELLNYLHSVMEKQMLGKSS; encoded by the coding sequence ATGAAGGTTAGAAAAGCCATAATACCGGCAGCTGGGTTAGGGACCAGGTTCTTACCTGCGACCAAGGCCATGCCCAAAGAAATGCTGCCAATCGTCGACAAGCCGACCATTCAATACATTGTGGAAGAAGCGGTCAATTCGGGGATTGAAGATATTATTATTGTAACGGGTAAGGGCAAACGGGCCATCGAAGATCATTTTGACAACTATTTCGAACTCGAGCAGAATCTGTTGGCCAAAGGAAAGCTGGATCTTCTGGACGAGGTCCAAAAGTCCGCCAAGGTGGAAATCCATTACATCCGGCAAAAAGAACCCCTCGGTTTAGGACACGCCATCTGGTGCGCACGCAAATTTATCGGCCAGGAGCCATTCGCCGTCCTGCTCGGGGATGATATCGTTCAGGCCGAGAAACCTTGCATCGAGCAAATGATGGAGCTCTACGATGAGCATCAATGCTCTATTATCGGGGTCCAACCGGTCGGAGATGACGAGGTCTCCCGCTACGGCATCGTGGATGCCCAAGCTCTTCAGGAACGACTATACGGAGTTAACCACCTGGTAGAGAAGCCCAAGAAGGAAGAAGCACCATCCAATTTGGCGATTTTGGGAAGATACATTCTGGCTCCGGGTATTTTTGATTACTTGGCGAACCAGGAAAAAGGAACCGGCGGGGAAATCCAGCTTACCGACGCCATTTCCAAGCTTAACCGTAAAGAAAAGGTCCTTGCCTATCATTTTGACGGGACCCGTTATGATGTCGGGGAAAAGATGGGATTCTTGAAAACCACCATCGATTTTGCTTTGGAGCGGGAAGACCTCAAGTATGAACTGTTGAACTATTTGCATAGCGTGATGGAGAAGCAGATGTTGGGAAAATCGTCTTGA
- a CDS encoding undecaprenyl-phosphate glucose phosphotransferase, whose protein sequence is MIRRNERFLSEAYVLSDIITIGIASILSWWIKFSSGIIPSEYRPAEFNTYFPWIIAYIIISAGFGYLLSLYSPKRKKSFTFEIYKVIQVLSLSLLALLSLLFALKQVDISRQFLGILYVLNIGLVLLYRYFVNVFLHTIRKKGYNRQFVLILGAGTLGSRFYENLKNHPKLGFEVIGFLDDIFNFPTLNYKLDKPLLGCIDDLESVLKNNLVDEVIVALPLNAHEKYATIINTCEKYGQRVLIIPDYFDYLPAKPYFDNFAGIPLINVRDIPLDEYGNKILKRAFDIVFSSVAILLVSPLLILIAIGVKLTSPGPVIFKQERVGLNRRVFSMYKFRSMRTLPPGTVDLGWTTKDDPRKTRFGSFLRKTSLDELPQFFNVLFGHMSVVGPRPERPHFVEQFKEEIPKYMVKHHIRPGITGWAQSNGLRGDTSIEDRISYDIFYIENWTFLFDLKIIYKTIWNGFVNKNAY, encoded by the coding sequence ATGATTCGGAGGAATGAAAGGTTTCTATCTGAAGCCTACGTATTATCCGATATAATTACGATTGGAATTGCATCTATTCTCTCTTGGTGGATCAAGTTTTCAAGCGGAATCATCCCGAGTGAATACCGGCCAGCTGAATTTAATACTTACTTCCCTTGGATCATCGCCTATATAATAATTTCTGCTGGTTTTGGTTACTTGTTGTCTCTTTATTCTCCAAAAAGGAAAAAAAGTTTTACCTTTGAGATTTATAAGGTAATTCAAGTTTTGTCATTAAGTTTATTAGCGTTATTAAGTCTACTATTTGCTTTAAAACAGGTTGATATTTCAAGGCAGTTTTTAGGTATCTTGTATGTACTTAACATTGGACTTGTTTTATTGTATCGTTATTTCGTAAATGTATTTCTTCATACAATTAGGAAGAAAGGGTACAATAGACAGTTTGTTTTAATTTTAGGGGCCGGTACATTAGGAAGTCGATTTTATGAAAATCTAAAAAATCATCCCAAGCTTGGGTTTGAGGTGATTGGATTTTTAGATGACATATTTAATTTTCCCACGTTAAATTATAAATTAGATAAACCGCTTTTAGGTTGCATAGATGACTTGGAATCGGTACTTAAAAATAATCTCGTAGATGAAGTGATAGTAGCTTTACCTCTAAACGCTCATGAAAAATATGCTACGATAATTAACACTTGTGAAAAATATGGCCAGAGGGTTTTAATAATTCCTGATTATTTTGACTACCTTCCAGCGAAACCTTATTTTGATAATTTTGCTGGGATACCGCTCATTAATGTACGGGATATCCCTTTAGATGAATATGGCAATAAAATATTGAAGAGAGCCTTTGACATTGTCTTTTCCTCAGTAGCCATTCTCTTAGTCTCTCCTTTACTGATCCTGATCGCAATAGGCGTTAAACTTACTTCACCGGGTCCAGTCATCTTTAAGCAGGAAAGAGTAGGTCTTAATAGACGAGTTTTTTCTATGTATAAATTTCGTTCTATGAGAACTTTACCACCTGGAACTGTAGACTTAGGATGGACAACTAAAGACGATCCAAGAAAGACGAGGTTTGGCTCTTTTTTGCGCAAAACCAGCTTGGATGAGCTGCCGCAATTTTTCAATGTCCTGTTTGGGCATATGAGCGTGGTAGGTCCTCGCCCTGAGCGGCCGCATTTTGTGGAGCAATTCAAAGAAGAAATTCCGAAGTACATGGTAAAACATCACATCCGCCCCGGCATTACCGGGTGGGCCCAAAGCAATGGCCTCCGCGGCGACACTTCGATTGAAGACCGCATCTCCTACGATATTTTCTACATTGAGAACTGGACTTTTCTATTCGATCTTAAAATTATTTATAAAACGATTTGGAACGGATTTGTTAATAAAAATGCGTACTAA
- a CDS encoding carbohydrate kinase family protein, with translation MNPSVSVIGTIFVDCKGFPHQAYQANGTNLGQISFVHGGVGRNVAENLADLGLDTALVSTVDTSGIGKEVTARLQQKGVRTAYLGETASGGMGLWLAILDENGNLAGSISQMPELEHFERLVAEKGEDMVRASDHMILEIDLNAAISRDILTFARKHGKPVYGIPGNLSVILPHMEMLDDLQCFICNDVEAEKLLQTPFTGLEPAACLEPLRAFVDARPLRSMVVTLGANGSVYYDSATGMSGHQPVFPVRMVDSSGAGDAFISGTVTGLILGLPLEKAVIAGTKVAGWTIESPESNCPDLKEKAAEDGLFGG, from the coding sequence ATGAATCCTTCCGTTTCCGTTATCGGTACTATTTTTGTGGACTGCAAAGGCTTTCCCCATCAAGCCTACCAGGCCAACGGAACCAACCTGGGCCAAATCTCGTTCGTCCACGGCGGCGTCGGCCGGAATGTGGCGGAGAATCTGGCCGACCTGGGGCTCGACACCGCTCTCGTCAGCACCGTGGATACGTCCGGGATAGGAAAGGAAGTCACCGCCCGGCTGCAGCAAAAAGGCGTCCGCACCGCGTACCTCGGCGAGACCGCCAGCGGCGGAATGGGCCTGTGGCTCGCCATTCTCGACGAGAACGGCAACCTGGCGGGCTCCATCTCTCAGATGCCGGAGCTCGAGCATTTTGAGCGGCTGGTGGCCGAGAAGGGCGAGGACATGGTTCGCGCGTCGGACCACATGATCCTCGAAATCGACCTAAACGCTGCCATTTCCCGGGACATACTGACTTTCGCGCGCAAACATGGCAAGCCGGTCTACGGCATTCCCGGCAACCTGTCCGTTATCCTTCCGCATATGGAGATGCTGGATGACCTCCAGTGCTTCATCTGCAATGACGTCGAAGCGGAGAAGCTGCTGCAGACACCCTTCACCGGTCTAGAGCCGGCAGCCTGCCTAGAGCCCCTCCGGGCCTTCGTAGACGCCCGCCCGCTGCGCTCCATGGTCGTGACCTTGGGCGCTAACGGCTCCGTCTACTATGATTCCGCCACCGGGATGTCGGGCCACCAGCCGGTTTTCCCGGTCCGGATGGTCGATTCCAGCGGTGCGGGCGACGCGTTCATCTCCGGCACCGTGACCGGGCTCATCCTCGGCCTGCCGCTGGAGAAAGCCGTGATCGCCGGCACCAAGGTCGCCGGCTGGACGATCGAGTCCCCGGAGAGCAACTGCCCGGATCTTAAGGAGAAGGCGGCGGAGGACGGGTTGTTTGGAGGTTGA